The Verrucomicrobium spinosum DSM 4136 = JCM 18804 DNA segment GAAGGCGGATGGCAAGGAGTTCGCCCAAGGCGACTTCACCGGCAGGCGCATCGCCGCCATCCCGGCCAAGCCTGACCTCTCGAAAGTGAAGTACGGTGAGCCCGTCACCATCTTCAACGGCAAGGATCTCTCTGGCTGGACGCTTATGAATCCCCAGTCGGACAACGGCTGGAGCGTGGTGGACGGCGTGCTGCAGAACCGCGTGGAAAAAGGCAAGCACCACGGCAACATCCGCACCGACAAGGAGTTCGAGGACTTTAACCTGAAGCTGGAAGTCCGCACCCAGGAGAAGAGCAACAGCGGCATCTACCTGCGTGGCATCTATGAGGTGCAGGTGGCGGAAACGTTCGGCAAGCCGCTGGACTCCCACAACATGGGCGCGCTCTACAGCCGCATCACGCCCTCCGTGGCCGCAGAGAAGGCAATTGGAGAGTGGCAGACCTTCGACATCACCCTGGTGGACCGCCACCTCACCGTCATCCTCAATGGCAACACCATCATCGACAACCAGCCGGTGCTGGGCTGCACCGGTGGCGCGATCACCAGCGACGAGACCAAACCCGGCCCGATCTATCTCCAGGGCGACCACACGAACATCGACTTCCGCAACTTCATGCTGCGTCCGGTGGTGAAGTGAGGAGAGGGCTCCAATTCAATTTTACCACAGAGTCACAGAGGACTCAGAGACGGATTTTTAGACAGAATTTGAGTTTCTGAATCCAGATCTGGTTCCTCGTTCCGGATCAAAAAAACAGGTCATAAGAGCCAGCGGCTTTTATGACCTGTTTTGTTTTAGCGGGGCCTCACCCTATAGACGAGGCCCGGGATTGAAGAAGGAGGGGCTCAGTTCACCTTGAGCAGTTCCACTTCGAAGATGAGGGCCTCGTTCGGCCCGATGTCACGGCCCGCACCGCGGCTGCCGTAGGCGAGCTTGGAGGGGATGTAGAACTCAAACTTCGCGCCTTCCTGCATGAGCTGCACACCTTCCGTCCAGCCTGCGATCACGCGGTTGAGGGGGAAGCTGATGGGCTCCTTGCGCTTGTAGGAGCTGTCGAACTCCGTGCCGCTGATCAGCGTGCCGCGGTAGTGCACCAGCACGGTGTCGGTGGCCTTGGGGCTCTTGCCGGTGCCCGGGGTGAGCACTTTGTACTGGAGGCCGCTGGCGGTGGTGGTCACGCCTTCTTTTTTGGCGTTGTCTTCCAGAAATTTTTCGCCTTTGGCGAGGGCAATGTCAGACATGATGCAGGTGGGTGTTTCAGTTTGGTTTTTGACTAGGAAGGGAAAACCTAGACCCGTACGGGTCATCGGCAAGCACAACCTCGCCCCACCCCTCAGGCCCGGGGGCGCAGATCCTGCTCGTATTCCATCCGGTCGGTGCGGTTGCGGGCCTTGATCTTGTGATCCCGCTTGAAGCGCCGCTCCACGGTCATCTGGCGCGTCTTCTTGCGCTTGAGCAGCTTGGCGATTTCTTCATCCAGCTTCAGGTAGCCCAGGTGCCGTTCGGGGTCCAGGCGGCCCTCTTCCACCGCGATGCGGATGGCGCAGCCTACGTCCTTGCCATGTTTGCAGTCCTGAAAACGGCACTGCATGGCCAGCTCATCGATGTCGGCAAAGCGTTCCCGCAGGATCGTCTCGTCCGTCCACATCTGGATCTCCTTGATCCCCGGGTTGTCCACCACGATCCCGCCCTTGCGCAGCACCATCAGCTCCCGTGCCGTGGTGGTGTGGCGGCCCTTGCCCGTGATCTCGTTCACCTCGCCGGTGAACTGGAACTCGTCTCCCAGCAGTTCATTGATGAGGGCGGACTTGCCCACGCCGCTGGAGCCGATGAAGGCCAGCGTCTGCCCCTTGGTGAGGTAGGGCTTGAGCGTTTGCTTGAAGAGGCGCGGCTTCATGGCGCTGCAGAGGTGCACCTCCGCATCGGGATTGAGCTTGCGAATCGCCTCCACCGCCTCCTGGTTCTGGTCTGCCGGGAAGAGGTCAGACTTGTTCACCAGCACCACGGCGCGGGCGCCGCTGCGACCGATGACGGTGAAGTACCGCTCCATGCGACGGAGGTTGAGATCGGGGCCGCTCTCCGTCACCACCACCACGATGGTGGGATTGGCCACGATGACCTGCTCTTCCGTACTGTGGCCTGCTGACTTGCGGGAGAGGCAGGTCTGCCGGGAGAGCCGGGCCCGGATGACGGTGTCGCGATCTTCGTCACCCAGTTCCAGCGCCACCCAGTCCCCCACGGCGGGCAGTTCGGCGTCGGTGGCGGCGTCATGGTACACCTTGCCGCTCATGACCACCTCGTACTCCTCAAAGCGGCCCTTCTCGACCGTGAGCGCTCCGTAGGTGATCTTGTTGTCGCGGATCAGGCGCGCAGGCACCCAGCCGTTCGCAGCGCAGGGGGCGAACTCCTTCTCAAACGTGTCATTCCAACCTAGATCAGCGAGGGCAACAGGCACGGGGAAGGGATAAGGGATATGGGAGCGGGGTCAAGAGGAAGCATTCCCAGGAGCGGGGTCCCCGGCGGATCCGCGGTAGGCGAGGGTGCGGGAATCGTGAAACCCCGGCCGGAGGTGAACGCAGGCTTGGCAGGCGGCCGGGATCTGCCAGATTCCCCGGCACCCACCATGAGCCTGAACCCGAGCCCGAGCCCCAGCCCCAGCCGGAGTCGCAAGCAAGACCGGGCCTCCCGCCGGAAGAAACGCCCCGCCCCTGATGCGTATGATGACGTTGGAACTGGCGCTGGAACTGGGGCGGAAGCGGGCATGGAGGCACCCGCTGCGCCCTCGCCCGTGGCGGTGGCGGCGGCGGTGACTTGGTGGCTCTATGTGCTGCGTTGTGCAGACCGCTCCCTGTACTGCGGCATCACCAACGATGTGGAGAAGCGTCTGGCCCGCCACAACGCCGGCACCGGAGCCCGGTACACCCGCGGTCGCGGCCCCCTGGTGCTGGAGCGCTCCTGGCCCGCAGGATCCAAACCCGAAGCCCTGAAGATGGAATTGCGGTTCAAGAAACTACGCAAGGCCCGCAAGGAGCAGGCGGTGCGGGAGACATAACGTAGCGCAGATTGGCAATCGGCATCAGTTGGCCGGAGGGGCGAATGATCATTCTCACACGAAGGCACAAAGGCACGAAGAATTGGCAAAGCACGAACAGGGCGGTGCATGAGCTATCTTCCCAGTGCAGGTCCGCAGCGGGTTTGGAGTACCGCCTTTAGCCCAATGCCATCAGGGGAAACGCATCGTCTTGCTGTTTTGCCTTGGCGCGCCTCGGAGCCGCGATGGTGCAACCGCCACGACTGTAACGGGTGAGCCCTTTCAGAAGGGCCGAAGGTCCGGGTTCATACCAGCCTGGGGCAACGCCCCAGGGATAGATGGCCAAACTACCC contains these protein-coding regions:
- a CDS encoding 3-keto-disaccharide hydrolase, with the translated sequence MTLFTSSRTFFLGGILAAGLSASVFAASPYEGRWALTLPNGGAGWLGIEETGGKLQGSILWGGGSVVPVQEVKVEGDTLKVIRLSKAKNPKTQAEEQVTETITAKATGDDLKLSTVKVKADGKEFAQGDFTGRRIAAIPAKPDLSKVKYGEPVTIFNGKDLSGWTLMNPQSDNGWSVVDGVLQNRVEKGKHHGNIRTDKEFEDFNLKLEVRTQEKSNSGIYLRGIYEVQVAETFGKPLDSHNMGALYSRITPSVAAEKAIGEWQTFDITLVDRHLTVILNGNTIIDNQPVLGCTGGAITSDETKPGPIYLQGDHTNIDFRNFMLRPVVK
- a CDS encoding FKBP-type peptidyl-prolyl cis-trans isomerase; translation: MSDIALAKGEKFLEDNAKKEGVTTTASGLQYKVLTPGTGKSPKATDTVLVHYRGTLISGTEFDSSYKRKEPISFPLNRVIAGWTEGVQLMQEGAKFEFYIPSKLAYGSRGAGRDIGPNEALIFEVELLKVN
- the rsgA gene encoding ribosome small subunit-dependent GTPase A, producing MPVALADLGWNDTFEKEFAPCAANGWVPARLIRDNKITYGALTVEKGRFEEYEVVMSGKVYHDAATDAELPAVGDWVALELGDEDRDTVIRARLSRQTCLSRKSAGHSTEEQVIVANPTIVVVVTESGPDLNLRRMERYFTVIGRSGARAVVLVNKSDLFPADQNQEAVEAIRKLNPDAEVHLCSAMKPRLFKQTLKPYLTKGQTLAFIGSSGVGKSALINELLGDEFQFTGEVNEITGKGRHTTTARELMVLRKGGIVVDNPGIKEIQMWTDETILRERFADIDELAMQCRFQDCKHGKDVGCAIRIAVEEGRLDPERHLGYLKLDEEIAKLLKRKKTRQMTVERRFKRDHKIKARNRTDRMEYEQDLRPRA
- a CDS encoding GIY-YIG nuclease family protein, which translates into the protein MKPRPEVNAGLAGGRDLPDSPAPTMSLNPSPSPSPSRSRKQDRASRRKKRPAPDAYDDVGTGAGTGAEAGMEAPAAPSPVAVAAAVTWWLYVLRCADRSLYCGITNDVEKRLARHNAGTGARYTRGRGPLVLERSWPAGSKPEALKMELRFKKLRKARKEQAVRET